In one Myotis daubentonii chromosome 1, mMyoDau2.1, whole genome shotgun sequence genomic region, the following are encoded:
- the GSC gene encoding homeobox protein goosecoid — protein MPASMFSIDNILAARPRCKDSVLPVAPSTAAPVVFPALHGDSLYGAGSAASSDYGAFYPRPVAPGGAGLPAAVGGSRLGYNNYFYGQLHVQAAPVGPACCGAVPPLGAQQCSCVPTPPGYEGPGSVLVSPVPHQMLPYMNVGTLSRSELQLLNQLHCRRKRRHRTIFTDEQLEALENLFQETKYPDVGTREQLARKVHLREEKVEVWFKNRRAKWRRQKRSSSEESENAEKWTKPSSKASPEKREEEGKSDLDSDS, from the exons ATGCCCGCCAGCATGTTCAGCATCGACAACATCCTGGCCGCTCGGCCGCGCTGCAAGGACTCGGTGCTGCCGGTCGCTCCCAGCACCGCCGCGCCCGTCGTCTTCCCGGCCCTGCACGGGGACTCGCTCTACGGCGCCGGCAGCGCCGCCTCCTCGGACTATGGCGCCTTCTACCCGCGCCCCGTGGCCCCCGGCGGCGCAGGCCTCCCGGCCGCGGTCGGGGGCTCCCGCCTGGGCTACAACAACTACTTCTACGGGCAGCTGCACGTGCAGGCGGCGCCCGTGGGCCCGGCCTGCTGCGGGGCCGTGCCGCCGCTGGGCGCCCAGCAGTGCTCCTGCGTCCCGACGCCCCCAG GCTACGAGGGCCCCGGCTCGGTGCTGGTGTCCCCGGTGCCGCACCAGATGCTGCCCTACATGAACGTGGGCACGCTGTCGCGCTCCGAGCTGCAGCTCCTCAACCAGCTGCACTGCCGGCGGAAGCGGCGGCACCGCACCATCTTCACGGACGAGCAGCTGGAAGCGCTGGAGAACCTCTTCCAGGAGACCAAGTACCCGGACGTGGGCACGCGCGAGCAGCTGGCCCGGAAGGTGCACCTCCGGGAGGAGAAGGTGGAG GTCTGGTTTAAAAACCGCCGGGCCAAGTGGAGGCGGCAGAAGCGGTCCTCGTCGGAGGAGTCGGAAAACGCCGAGAAGTGGACCAAGCCGTCTTCCAAGGCGTCACcggagaagagggaagaggaaggtaaAAGCGATTTGGACTCGGACAGCTGA